The following proteins are co-located in the Silene latifolia isolate original U9 population chromosome 1, ASM4854445v1, whole genome shotgun sequence genome:
- the LOC141641615 gene encoding F-box protein CPR1-like codes for MASKETTNNASTYSTKLPSELIVEIFSYLPIETLKGLITYPPFARALKTLAFQRNHAFNLLNNPNTKQLILIPSWKSYEHAILEINPNVAITDQTTQFYILKQLFNDVLPFETKTFSNCMIIGGTNGLICLYFEFYRLPDKPKNPNSCYCCAQRAARQTFHYLILWNPCTREHHALPNAPQGFNFDRKVSTTTLCGFGYDAINSTYKFVLCNSSNTQFYDLSSNNWNVIETPSIIDWSEVGLFKDDYHLGLCTVQFGQYVNGALNWIMSREKIVSIDLSTGVSNCLNIAKCCTSPNNHRINLGVLKGRLSLCCSRKTSYKVSIWVMKEYGNDESWTNISTVCWETKNLAYRPGEVVIRPPVWMSDENSEREVFLFLVDGKIASWLPKVKKFGFVKGPEFNCTRSIVHVDTFVSPKPQQVLTPK; via the coding sequence ATGGCTTCAAAAGAAACTACAAATAATGCATCTACATATTCTACAAAACTTCCTTCTGAACTTATTGTCGAGATTTTCTCATATCTACCCATCGAAACCCTTAAGGGTTTAATTACTTACCCACCATTTGCGAGAGCCCTTAAAACCCTAGCGTTTCAGCGCAACCACGCATTCAACCTTTTAAACAACCCGAACACAAAACAACTAATTTTGATCCCATCTTGGAAATCATATGAACATGCTATTCTTGAAATCAACCCAAATGTGGCGATCACAGATCAAACGACACAATTTTATATTCTCAAGCAACTATTCAACGACGTTCTTCCCtttgaaactaaaacatttaGCAATTGTATGATAATTGGTGGTACGAATGGCCTAATATGCCTCTATTTTGAGTTTTATCGTTTACCAGATAAACCGAAAAACCCCAATTCATGTTATTGTTGTGCTCAAAGGGCGGCACGTCAAACATTTCATTATCTAATATTATGGAATCCATGCACTAGAGAGCACCATGCTTTGCCTAATGCTCCTCAAGGATTTAACTTCGATCGTAAGGTTTCGACAACTACTCTTTGTGGGTTTGGTTACGACGCGATTAATTCTACATATAAATTTGTTTTGTGTAATAGCTCCAACACTCAATTTTATGATTTATCTTCAAACAACTGGAATGTAATTGAGACACCAAGCATTATCGATTGGAGCGAAGTTGGATTATTCAAGGACGATTATCATTTAGGGTTGTGCACGGTTCAATTCGGGCAATATGTCAATGGTGCTCTTAATTGGATCATGTCTAGGGAAAAAATTGTCTCAATTGATTTATCGACCGGGGTGAGTAATTGTCTAAACATTGCTAAATGTTGCACTAGCCCTAATAATCATCGAATTAATTTGGGTGTTTTGAAAGGACGTCTTTCCCTTTGTTGTAGTCGAAAGACGAGTTACAAGGTGAGTATATGGGTGATGAAAGAGTATGGTAACGACGAGTCATGGACAAATATATCGACCGTATGTTGGGAAACGAAAAATTTAGCGTATAGGCCCGGTGAAGTTGTGATTAGGCCTCCTGTGTGGATGTCTGATGAGAATAGCGAGCGTGAGGTATTCTTGTTCCTCGTTGACGGCAAAATTGCTAGTTGGTTACCCAAGGTTAAGAAATTTGGTTTTGTTAAGGGTCCCGAGTTTAATTGTACTAGAAGTATAGTTCACGTTGATACCTTCGTGTCTCCTAAACCCCAACAAGTTTTAACTCCAAAATGA